In Planctomycetota bacterium, the DNA window GGCGAAAGGATAGCCAAACGAGTAGCGACAGGCCGCCGCACCGGTTCTTTGACAAGACGAAGCCTGATACGTGATGCGTGATGCGTGAGAAGAGAAGACCGGCAGGTGTTCTTCTCTGGTCACGCGTCACGCGTCACGGGTCATGCCTGGCCTGCCCGCATCGCAAGGTGCGGGGGGGATGGTGCGCCACGAGCGCGGCAGGGGTTACCTGCTGGCCGCGAATCGGTAACGGCCCGAGGCGACCTCGACGATGGCGCACGCGGGGTCAGATTTCCTCGATGGCAATGGCCCGGGCGGGGGCGCTGTCAATCTGGGCGCACTTGAAGGGCAGGGCCATGAAGAAGAACTCTCGGCGGCGCAGCGCGGCGAGATTGTCGAGGAACTCGACGAGGCAGGCGTCGCGGCTCATCAGGATGTCGTGGAGCGCCCGCGCGGCCGTGATGGTGGCGCCGAGCGAGAAGTCGGTGCCGATGCCCAGCAGCTTCACCTCGCGGTCGCGCAGCCAGACGGCGGCCTCGGGGGTGAGGCAGGGGGAGGGGCCGGGGCGGGGGTCGCTGTTGCGGCACAGGACGATGTCGCCCGGCTGAATGAGGCTGCCGAGGCACTTGTCGAGGAACGGGCCGCCGATCT includes these proteins:
- a CDS encoding cyclase family protein: MVFRIDSGKYRVVDLSYQVVPPGTQDRPYVIQRGRLGDNAYKFDIIRTHTHVGTHVESPAHFYPGGRDVTELPLDTFYGRAVLLDVADAAQAQEIGGPFLDKCLGSLIQPGDIVLCRNSDPRPGPSPCLTPEAAVWLRDREVKLLGIGTDFSLGATITAARALHDILMSRDACLVEFLDNLAALRRREFFFMALPFKCAQIDSAPARAIAIEEI